In the Streptomyces sp. f51 genome, one interval contains:
- a CDS encoding N-acetylmuramoyl-L-alanine amidase, producing MERARSFPSRRRLLKGAALAALPYALLPDVKASAQPAAVDYPGAEWIPATGSNYTASDRPYSYELDYVVIHVTQASYVTTLSIFQNPQKKVSAHYLVRSGDGHVTQCVRERDVAWHAGNWDYNTRSIGIEHEGWVDRPAYFTDALYEESAKLTAAICDQYGIPKDRAHILGHYEVPGTDHTDPGPNWDWTRYIRLVNFA from the coding sequence ATGGAGCGAGCACGGTCGTTCCCGAGCCGCCGCCGGCTGCTCAAGGGAGCAGCCCTCGCGGCCCTCCCCTACGCGTTGCTCCCCGACGTCAAGGCGTCCGCGCAGCCGGCGGCCGTCGACTATCCGGGCGCCGAATGGATTCCGGCGACGGGCTCCAACTACACCGCCTCCGACCGCCCCTACAGCTACGAACTCGACTACGTGGTCATCCACGTCACCCAGGCCTCGTACGTCACGACCCTGTCCATCTTCCAGAATCCGCAGAAGAAGGTGTCCGCCCACTACCTCGTGCGTTCGGGCGACGGCCATGTCACCCAGTGCGTGAGGGAGCGCGACGTCGCCTGGCACGCGGGCAACTGGGACTACAACACCAGAAGCATCGGCATCGAGCACGAGGGCTGGGTGGACCGGCCCGCGTACTTCACCGACGCGCTGTACGAGGAATCGGCCAAGCTCACCGCAGCGATCTGCGACCAGTACGGGATCCCCAAGGACCGCGCCCACATCCTCGGTCACTACGAGGTGCCGGGCACCGATCACACCGATCCCGGGCCGAACTGGGACTGGACGCGCTACATCCGGCTCGTCAACTTCGCCTGA
- a CDS encoding GAF domain-containing protein: MGPSRIAFREAELTDPWVALEPGTDPAERGRLLRRAYESFAEAGTVPRPVRAVVAESWRRSARAGVVPEGAARVELMDGELGSYRAEHPLARVMPLFRELMGTFAADGEHLLAVCDAQGRLLWVEGHPGTRREAGRMNFVPGARWSESAVGTNAPGTAVAVDRPVQVFAAEHFIRRVQPWTCAAAPVHDPRTGRVLGAVDITGGDGLAHPHSLGFVQAVARAAEAHLALLAPPRALADSLELTALGRDEAQLVADGRKIRLSRRHSEILVLLARHPEGLTGDELQCALYEDESVTPVTLRAELARLRRILGPGLLGSRPYRLTRAVESDAAVVERRLGTGAVTAAAAVYAGPLLPGSTAPAVVRLRRRLADGLRTAIIARRDPDLLADWVRAPWGEDDLVVWRALSALRPAASVHARLAELESEQGAPVGWARSAREARVRQRPR; the protein is encoded by the coding sequence ATGGGACCCAGTCGCATCGCCTTCCGGGAGGCCGAGTTGACCGATCCTTGGGTGGCCCTGGAACCGGGGACCGATCCCGCCGAGCGGGGTCGGCTGCTGCGCCGCGCGTACGAGTCGTTCGCCGAGGCCGGCACGGTGCCGCGGCCGGTGCGTGCCGTGGTGGCGGAGTCGTGGCGGCGGTCGGCTCGGGCCGGCGTCGTGCCGGAGGGCGCCGCGAGGGTGGAGCTCATGGACGGGGAACTCGGCTCCTACCGCGCGGAGCATCCGCTCGCGCGGGTGATGCCGCTCTTCCGGGAGCTCATGGGGACGTTCGCGGCGGACGGGGAGCACCTCCTGGCCGTGTGCGACGCGCAGGGCAGGCTTCTGTGGGTGGAGGGCCATCCGGGAACGCGGCGGGAGGCCGGACGGATGAACTTCGTTCCGGGCGCGCGGTGGTCGGAGTCGGCGGTCGGCACGAACGCGCCGGGCACGGCGGTCGCCGTCGACCGGCCGGTGCAGGTGTTCGCGGCCGAGCACTTCATCCGGCGTGTGCAGCCCTGGACGTGTGCGGCGGCGCCCGTGCACGATCCGCGGACGGGACGCGTGCTCGGTGCGGTGGACATCACCGGCGGGGACGGGCTCGCGCATCCGCACAGCCTCGGCTTCGTCCAGGCGGTGGCGCGGGCCGCCGAGGCGCACCTGGCGCTGCTGGCGCCGCCGCGCGCCCTGGCCGACTCGCTTGAACTGACCGCCCTGGGGCGGGACGAGGCGCAACTGGTCGCGGACGGCCGGAAGATCAGGCTCAGCCGCAGGCACAGCGAGATCCTCGTGCTGCTGGCCCGGCACCCCGAAGGTCTGACCGGGGACGAGTTGCAGTGCGCGCTGTACGAGGACGAGTCGGTGACGCCCGTGACGCTGCGGGCCGAACTGGCTCGGCTGCGCAGGATCCTCGGCCCTGGCCTGCTGGGTTCGCGTCCGTACCGACTCACCCGGGCGGTCGAGTCCGATGCGGCGGTGGTGGAGCGGCGGCTCGGGACCGGCGCGGTGACGGCGGCCGCGGCGGTGTACGCGGGACCGTTGCTGCCGGGTTCGACGGCACCGGCGGTGGTGCGGCTGCGGCGGAGGCTCGCCGACGGGCTGCGGACGGCGATCATCGCCCGGCGGGACCCCGATCTGCTGGCCGACTGGGTCCGTGCGCCGTGGGGCGAGGACGATCTGGTCGTCTGGCGGGCGCTGTCCGCGCTGCGTCCGGCGGCGTCCGTGCACGCGCGCCTGGCCGAGCTGGAGTCCGAACAGGGCGCACCGGTGGGATGGGCGCGCTCCGCTCGCGAGGCCCGGGTCCGGCAGCGGCCGCGCTGA
- a CDS encoding aldehyde dehydrogenase family protein gives MTRYAAPGSEGAIVSYQARYDHFIGGEYVAPARGQYFENPSPLNGQPFTEVARGTAEDVERALDAAHAAAPAWGRTSVTARADILLKIADRMEANLEKLAVAETWENGKPVRETLAADIPLAIDHFRYFAGAIRAQEGALSEVDDDTVAYHFHEPLGVVAQIIPWNFPILMAVWKLAPALAAGNAVVIKPAEQTPASIHYLMSLISDLIPPGVVNIVNGFGVEAGKPLASSARVAKVAFTGETTTGRLIMQYASENIKPVTLELGGKSPNIFFDDVWAQNDDFRDKALEGFTMFALNQGEVCTCPSRALVQRGHYREFMEAAVARTELIKPGHPLDTDTMIGAQASNDQLEKILSYLDIGRQEGAKVLTGGERIEHDGELKGGYYVQPTIFEGDNRMRIFQEEIFGPVVSVTSFDDFDDAIKIANDTLYGLGAGVWTRDINTAYRAGRSIQAGRVWTNCYHAYPAHAAFGGYKQSGIGRENHKMMLEHYQQTKNLLVSYSPKKLGFF, from the coding sequence ATGACCCGTTACGCGGCGCCCGGCAGCGAAGGCGCGATCGTCTCCTACCAGGCGCGGTACGACCACTTCATCGGCGGAGAGTACGTGGCGCCGGCTCGCGGACAGTACTTCGAGAACCCGAGCCCGTTGAACGGGCAGCCGTTCACGGAGGTCGCGCGAGGCACGGCCGAGGACGTGGAGCGCGCGCTGGACGCGGCCCACGCGGCGGCACCCGCGTGGGGGCGCACGTCCGTGACCGCCCGCGCCGACATCCTGCTCAAGATCGCCGACCGGATGGAGGCGAACCTGGAGAAGCTGGCGGTCGCGGAGACCTGGGAGAACGGCAAGCCGGTCCGCGAGACGCTGGCGGCCGACATCCCGCTCGCGATCGACCACTTCCGCTACTTCGCGGGGGCCATCCGGGCTCAGGAGGGCGCGCTCAGCGAGGTCGACGACGACACCGTCGCGTACCACTTCCACGAGCCGCTGGGCGTGGTCGCGCAGATCATTCCGTGGAACTTCCCCATCCTGATGGCGGTGTGGAAGCTGGCTCCGGCGCTCGCGGCCGGCAACGCGGTGGTCATCAAGCCGGCCGAGCAGACACCGGCGTCCATCCACTACCTGATGAGCCTGATCTCGGACCTGATCCCGCCGGGTGTGGTGAACATCGTCAACGGCTTCGGAGTGGAGGCGGGCAAGCCGCTGGCCTCCAGCGCGCGGGTGGCGAAGGTCGCGTTCACGGGTGAGACCACCACGGGGCGGCTGATCATGCAGTACGCCTCGGAGAACATCAAGCCGGTCACGCTGGAGCTGGGCGGGAAGTCCCCGAACATCTTCTTCGACGACGTGTGGGCGCAGAACGACGACTTCCGTGACAAGGCGCTCGAGGGCTTCACGATGTTCGCGCTCAACCAGGGCGAGGTGTGCACGTGCCCCTCGCGTGCCCTCGTCCAGCGCGGCCACTACCGCGAGTTCATGGAGGCGGCGGTCGCCCGTACCGAGCTCATCAAGCCCGGTCACCCGCTCGACACGGACACGATGATCGGCGCCCAGGCGTCCAACGACCAGTTGGAGAAGATCCTCTCCTATCTGGACATCGGCCGGCAGGAGGGCGCCAAGGTCCTCACGGGCGGTGAACGCATCGAGCACGACGGGGAGTTGAAGGGCGGTTACTACGTCCAGCCGACGATCTTCGAGGGCGACAACCGGATGCGGATCTTCCAGGAGGAGATCTTCGGCCCGGTCGTCTCGGTGACGTCCTTCGACGACTTCGACGACGCCATCAAGATCGCGAACGACACGCTGTACGGGCTGGGCGCGGGTGTGTGGACGCGGGACATCAACACCGCCTACAGGGCGGGGCGTTCCATCCAGGCCGGCCGCGTCTGGACCAACTGCTACCACGCGTATCCGGCACATGCGGCGTTCGGCGGCTACAAGCAGTCCGGCATCGGCCGGGAGAACCACAAGATGATGCTGGAGCACTACCAGCAGACGAAGAACCTGCTGGTGAGCTACTCACCGAAGAAGCTGGGCTTCTTCTAG